One Citricoccus sp. K5 DNA window includes the following coding sequences:
- a CDS encoding glycerophosphodiester phosphodiesterase: MKRPLLPPYLTDSLPARRGWPLAFAHRGADTTRENTLTAFHSAVDRGYGYLELDVRTSKDGVLMVFHDEVLDRVTTGSGRISDHTWEELSTLRVLDPATGQGSDRGPVRERVASGGGEALDPEVGFAGSDLLEGEHLLRFEDLLTEWPDVHLNVDLKDDAAGEAMVPLLARHDAWDRVLIASFHDSRRRRFTRTAGRRIAMSGGGWAIAALVLAAPLGLTRFVARRLVHVDCVQVPVKQGPVPVVTRTFVSRCQAAGLQVHVWVVDEPAEMEHLLALGVDGLMTDDAEALASVMEARGYWPQR; this comes from the coding sequence GTGAAACGCCCCCTCCTGCCTCCCTACCTGACGGACTCCCTCCCCGCCCGCCGAGGCTGGCCGCTGGCCTTCGCCCACCGCGGGGCGGACACCACCCGGGAGAACACGCTGACCGCATTCCACAGCGCCGTGGACCGTGGCTACGGTTACCTCGAGTTGGACGTACGCACCTCGAAGGACGGGGTGCTCATGGTCTTCCACGACGAGGTCCTGGACCGCGTCACCACCGGCTCGGGGAGGATCTCCGACCACACCTGGGAGGAGCTCAGCACGCTCCGGGTACTGGATCCGGCCACCGGGCAGGGGTCCGACCGCGGGCCGGTGCGGGAGCGGGTGGCCTCCGGTGGCGGTGAGGCGCTGGACCCCGAGGTGGGGTTCGCCGGGAGCGACCTGCTCGAGGGTGAGCACCTGCTGCGCTTTGAGGACCTGCTGACCGAGTGGCCTGACGTGCACCTCAACGTGGACCTCAAGGACGATGCCGCGGGTGAGGCCATGGTGCCCCTGCTGGCCCGCCATGATGCCTGGGACCGGGTGCTGATCGCCTCCTTCCATGATTCCCGACGCCGGCGCTTCACTCGGACGGCCGGCCGCCGGATCGCGATGTCCGGCGGCGGATGGGCCATCGCCGCCCTCGTGCTGGCGGCTCCCTTGGGACTGACCCGATTCGTGGCGCGCCGGCTGGTCCACGTCGACTGCGTCCAGGTCCCCGTGAAGCAGGGCCCCGTTCCCGTGGTGACCCGTACCTTCGTGTCCCGGTGCCAGGCCGCCGGCCTGCAGGTCCACGTGTGGGTGGTGGACGAGCCCGCGGAGATGGAGCACCTGCTGGCCCTCGGCGTGGACGGGCTGATGACGGACGACGCCGAGGCCCTGGCCTCCGTGATGGAGGCACGCGGGTACTGGCCGCAGCGCTGA
- a CDS encoding HAD family hydrolase: MSRPDPTYEPAPPAPAGPALRRPRMIASDLDGTIIGYDHTRTGLISPRTVDAFQAAHDAGIQVVFVTGRPIRWLTPLTEALGHAGPIICSNGAVIYDLVRETVLDSKPMDFQTVLQAREMIATLDPSASFGMETLEGFHLDAAFVDRRDAEATGDLVSGELAAGVHVAPRLDEVLPEDPAVVKFLVKTRSHEPDAFLAEVRDLLGDLLAVTHSAPGMTLLELSRPEVNKATTLAGFAAEHGISASEVVAFGDMPNDLEMIHWAGTGYAVASGHPALLAAADATTGACDDDGVAQAIEHLLTLD, translated from the coding sequence ATGTCCCGTCCAGACCCGACCTACGAACCGGCGCCGCCGGCTCCGGCCGGTCCGGCCCTCCGCCGACCCCGGATGATCGCCAGCGACCTGGACGGCACCATCATCGGTTACGACCACACCCGCACCGGGCTGATCTCGCCGCGGACTGTGGACGCCTTCCAGGCCGCGCATGACGCCGGCATCCAGGTGGTGTTCGTGACCGGCCGGCCCATCCGCTGGCTGACGCCGCTGACCGAGGCGCTGGGTCATGCCGGGCCCATCATCTGCTCGAACGGGGCCGTCATCTATGACCTCGTGCGGGAGACCGTGCTCGACTCCAAGCCCATGGACTTCCAGACCGTCCTGCAGGCGCGAGAGATGATCGCCACTCTGGACCCGTCGGCGTCGTTCGGGATGGAGACCCTGGAGGGCTTCCACCTCGACGCCGCCTTCGTCGACCGCCGGGACGCGGAGGCCACCGGGGACCTGGTCTCTGGCGAACTGGCCGCCGGCGTCCACGTGGCACCGCGTCTGGATGAGGTCCTGCCCGAGGATCCCGCCGTGGTGAAATTCCTGGTCAAGACCCGCTCCCACGAGCCCGATGCCTTTCTGGCCGAGGTCCGGGATCTGCTGGGTGACCTGCTTGCCGTGACGCATTCCGCACCCGGGATGACCCTGCTGGAGTTGTCCCGGCCGGAGGTCAACAAGGCCACGACCCTGGCCGGCTTCGCCGCCGAGCATGGCATCTCCGCCAGCGAGGTGGTGGCGTTCGGGGACATGCCTAACGACCTGGAGATGATCCACTGGGCCGGCACCGGGTACGCCGTGGCCTCGGGGCACCCTGCCCTGCTCGCCGCTGCGGACGCGACCACCGGAGCCTGCGATGACGATGGGGTGGCCCAGGCCATCGAACATCTGCTCACCCTCGACTGA
- a CDS encoding carbohydrate kinase, whose protein sequence is MTDYVGVIGEALVDVVLSDTATPRVHVGGSPLNVAVGLARLGENVFFAGRYGHDDYGTMVREHLDRNGVTTVLDPDGLPTSVATARLDPTGVAHYEFDLDWSLPDPQETARLVRAVLGRDGRARTLKHLHTGSIATMLEPGASTVMELLTTLEPDVTLSYDPNCRPSIVPDRTTARRRAEESVAFADIVHASDEDLAWLYPDRALEDVIVEWQRIEPAMVVVTRGETSILCATAAGVIEHPVTPVEVADTVGAGDSFTAALLVALKDRGLLGAENRKELRNISPEDTAAVLAYAARAAAITSSRLGADPPRRDELG, encoded by the coding sequence GTGACTGATTACGTGGGTGTGATCGGCGAGGCGCTCGTCGACGTCGTCCTTTCCGATACCGCGACGCCGCGGGTCCACGTCGGCGGCAGTCCCCTCAATGTGGCCGTTGGCCTGGCCAGGCTCGGGGAGAACGTGTTCTTCGCCGGCCGCTACGGCCACGACGACTACGGCACCATGGTCCGCGAGCACCTCGACCGCAACGGCGTGACAACGGTGCTGGACCCGGACGGCCTGCCGACCTCCGTGGCCACCGCCCGCCTGGACCCCACGGGCGTGGCCCACTACGAGTTCGACCTGGACTGGTCGCTGCCCGATCCTCAGGAGACCGCCCGGCTGGTGCGCGCCGTATTGGGCCGGGACGGCCGGGCACGGACCCTCAAACACCTGCACACGGGATCCATCGCCACGATGCTCGAGCCGGGCGCCTCCACCGTCATGGAGTTGCTGACCACGCTCGAGCCGGACGTCACCCTGAGCTACGACCCGAACTGCCGGCCGTCGATCGTCCCCGACCGGACCACCGCCCGCCGCCGAGCTGAGGAGTCGGTGGCGTTCGCGGACATCGTGCACGCCTCGGACGAGGATCTGGCCTGGCTGTACCCGGACCGTGCGCTCGAGGACGTGATCGTCGAGTGGCAGCGGATCGAGCCGGCCATGGTGGTGGTGACCCGCGGGGAGACCTCGATCCTGTGCGCCACCGCCGCCGGTGTGATCGAACACCCCGTGACGCCCGTGGAGGTTGCGGACACGGTGGGTGCGGGCGACTCCTTCACCGCCGCCCTGCTGGTCGCCCTGAAGGACCGCGGGCTCCTGGGTGCCGAGAACCGGAAGGAGCTGCGGAACATCAGCCCGGAGGACACCGCGGCAGTACTCGCCTACGCCGCGCGGGCCGCAGCCATCACCTCGTCCCGGCTGGGGGCCGATCCGCCCAGGCGTGACGAGCTCGGCTGA